A part of Streptomyces sp. NBC_00557 genomic DNA contains:
- a CDS encoding carbonic anhydrase: MSDAVPSSPREAFDLLMAGNHRFAEGTPDHPNQDAGRRADLASAQRPFAVLLGCSDSRLAAEIIFDRGLGDLFVVRTAGHAAGPEVLGSIEYGVSVLDCPLVVVLGHDACGAVAATRAAVADGTPAPGYLRDVIERVTPSVLAAQAAGVTEDEEFIATHVRHTVDFLLDRSRTLAGQVASGRTAVVGLTYRLADGSARPVTARGLDLPADPAPRPTSAPLAGSR, translated from the coding sequence ATGAGCGACGCCGTCCCCTCCTCCCCGCGGGAAGCCTTCGACCTGCTCATGGCAGGCAACCACCGCTTCGCCGAGGGCACACCCGATCACCCCAACCAGGACGCCGGCCGCCGCGCCGACCTCGCGTCCGCCCAGCGCCCGTTCGCCGTGCTGCTCGGGTGCTCGGACTCCCGGCTGGCCGCGGAGATCATCTTCGACCGGGGGCTGGGAGACCTGTTCGTCGTCCGCACCGCCGGGCACGCGGCCGGACCGGAGGTGCTGGGCAGCATCGAGTACGGGGTGAGCGTGCTGGACTGCCCGCTGGTCGTGGTCCTCGGCCACGACGCGTGCGGCGCGGTCGCGGCGACCCGTGCCGCCGTGGCGGACGGCACGCCCGCTCCGGGATACCTCAGGGACGTGATAGAGCGGGTGACCCCCAGTGTGCTGGCCGCCCAGGCCGCCGGTGTGACCGAGGACGAGGAGTTCATCGCCACCCACGTCCGGCACACCGTCGACTTCCTCCTGGACCGCTCCCGCACACTGGCCGGCCAGGTCGCCTCCGGGCGCACCGCGGTCGTCGGCCTCACCTACCGGCTGGCCGACGGCAGCGCCCGGCCGGTCACCGCCCGCGGCCTGGACCTGCCCGCGGACCCGGCCCCCCGCCCCACCTCCGCCCCGCTCGCCGGCAGCCGCTGA
- a CDS encoding phytoene desaturase family protein, which yields MTTAVVVGSGPNGLAAALTLAAAGVRVRVIEAADTLGGGTRSSELTLPGLIHDECSGIHPMTPDSAFAQRFDLAGAGLTWRWAPAEFAHPLDGGRGAVAVRSVTETAAGLGTGGRGWQRVFGPLTERFGTISAEFLQPVLHMPRHPLHLARFGAYAVLPATLLAHRFRTPEAEALFTGVAAHAFRPLDTLLSSAMGVALTAAAHAVGWPVAEGGTAAIRDAIVRRATEHGVRFETGRRVTSLAELGGPDLVMLDTSPAAAVRIAGARMPRHVRRAYLRYRHGPGAFKVDFAVEGGVPWAHEGSRRAGTVHLGGSAAETAAAERDVAAGRMPRRPFVLVGQQYLADSTRSAGDVHPLYAYAHVPAGFTGDATEAVTARIEQFAPGFRDRILATHVRSTTELSRYNENYVAGDIVAGANDPWQLVFRPRPALDPYATGVPGVHLCSAATPPGAGAHGMCGYNAARRALARL from the coding sequence ATGACAACGGCCGTAGTGGTCGGCAGCGGGCCCAACGGGCTCGCCGCCGCCCTCACGCTCGCCGCCGCGGGCGTACGGGTCCGGGTGATCGAGGCCGCGGACACCCTCGGCGGCGGGACCCGGTCCAGCGAGCTGACGCTGCCCGGCCTGATCCACGACGAGTGCTCCGGCATCCACCCCATGACGCCGGACTCGGCCTTCGCCCAGCGGTTCGACCTGGCCGGGGCAGGTCTGACCTGGCGCTGGGCCCCGGCCGAGTTCGCGCATCCGCTCGACGGCGGGCGCGGCGCGGTCGCGGTCCGGTCGGTGACCGAGACCGCCGCCGGGCTCGGGACCGGCGGCCGCGGCTGGCAGCGCGTCTTCGGGCCGCTCACCGAGCGGTTCGGCACGATCAGCGCGGAGTTCCTGCAGCCGGTGCTGCACATGCCGCGCCACCCGCTCCATCTGGCCCGCTTCGGCGCGTACGCCGTACTGCCGGCCACGCTTCTCGCGCACCGCTTCCGCACGCCGGAGGCCGAGGCGCTCTTCACCGGCGTCGCCGCGCACGCCTTCCGGCCCCTGGACACGCTCCTCTCCTCCGCCATGGGAGTCGCGCTGACCGCGGCCGCGCACGCGGTCGGCTGGCCCGTCGCCGAGGGCGGTACGGCCGCGATCCGGGACGCGATCGTCCGCCGCGCGACCGAGCACGGCGTCCGGTTCGAGACCGGCCGCCGGGTGACCTCGCTGGCGGAGCTGGGCGGCCCGGACCTGGTCATGCTGGACACCTCCCCGGCGGCTGCCGTCCGGATCGCGGGCGCGCGGATGCCGCGCCATGTGCGCCGCGCATACCTGCGGTACCGCCACGGTCCCGGCGCGTTCAAGGTCGACTTCGCCGTCGAGGGCGGGGTGCCGTGGGCGCACGAGGGGTCGCGCAGGGCCGGTACGGTGCACCTCGGCGGCAGCGCGGCGGAGACGGCGGCGGCCGAGAGGGACGTGGCCGCGGGCCGGATGCCTCGGCGGCCGTTCGTGCTCGTCGGCCAGCAGTACCTCGCCGACAGCACCCGGTCGGCCGGTGACGTGCACCCGCTCTACGCCTACGCCCATGTGCCGGCCGGCTTCACCGGGGACGCCACCGAGGCGGTCACCGCACGGATCGAGCAGTTCGCCCCCGGCTTCCGCGACCGGATCCTGGCGACGCACGTGCGCTCCACCACCGAGCTGAGCCGGTACAACGAGAACTACGTCGCCGGCGACATCGTGGCCGGCGCCAACGACCCCTGGCAGCTGGTCTTCCGGCCCCGCCCGGCCCTCGACCCGTACGCCACCGGCGTGCCCGGCGTCCATCTCTGCTCCGCCGCGACCCCGCCCGGCGCCGGCGCCCACGGAATGTGCGGCTACAACGCCGCGCGCCGCGCACTCGCCCGCCTCTGA
- a CDS encoding alpha/beta fold hydrolase gives MVIGTARRIRVARAGIAYEEAGSGEPVVFVHAGCADRRMWDAQFAALAERYRVFRHDWRGRGGSADPAGEVAHHLDLLGLLDEWGVERAAVVGASDGGRIALDAALTAPHRFRALVLIASGLSGHTWPPAMVRRARRRLLGAVPEERLRRYEEGAAEWIDPADLEAVAAADAEFLVAGEGRDRTALDPEVWRRAVDMARLTRRRIWGGPRTTERTARPPARDRLAEVTVPTLVISGQCDVPEILEVSARLAHHIPGAQHLQLPDTGHLPPLERPTEVTAALHRFFTSLAF, from the coding sequence TTGGTCATCGGCACGGCCCGGCGGATCCGGGTGGCACGGGCGGGGATCGCGTACGAGGAGGCGGGCAGCGGGGAGCCCGTGGTGTTCGTCCACGCGGGGTGCGCGGACCGGCGTATGTGGGACGCGCAGTTCGCCGCGCTGGCGGAGCGGTACCGGGTGTTCCGCCACGACTGGCGGGGCCGGGGCGGCTCCGCGGACCCGGCCGGGGAGGTCGCCCACCACCTGGACCTGCTCGGTCTGCTGGACGAGTGGGGGGTGGAGCGGGCCGCGGTGGTGGGCGCGTCGGACGGTGGCCGGATCGCGCTGGACGCCGCGCTGACGGCGCCGCACCGGTTCCGGGCGCTGGTGCTCATCGCCTCCGGCCTGTCCGGGCACACCTGGCCGCCGGCGATGGTGCGGCGGGCCCGGCGGCGGCTGCTCGGCGCGGTCCCGGAGGAGCGGCTGCGGCGCTACGAGGAGGGCGCCGCCGAGTGGATCGACCCGGCGGACCTGGAGGCGGTGGCGGCGGCCGACGCGGAGTTCCTGGTGGCGGGAGAGGGGCGGGACCGTACCGCGCTGGACCCCGAGGTGTGGCGGCGGGCCGTGGACATGGCCCGGCTGACCCGGCGGCGGATCTGGGGCGGCCCGCGCACCACCGAACGGACGGCGCGTCCCCCGGCCCGGGACCGGCTCGCCGAGGTGACGGTGCCGACCCTGGTGATCAGCGGACAGTGCGACGTGCCGGAGATCCTCGAGGTCTCCGCCCGCCTCGCCCACCACATCCCGGGCGCCCAGCACCTCCAGCTGCCCGACACCGGCCACCTCCCGCCCCTGGAACGCCCCACGGAGGTCACGGCAGCCCTGCACCGCTTCTTCACCTCCCTGGCTTTCTGA
- a CDS encoding 2-isopropylmalate synthase, translating to MRPLHAPGPQGDFRTAGRPGVMPSWRYTPWRPADLPDRTWPGRTLTTAPRWLSTDLRDGNQALIEPMSPDRKLRLFETLTAMGYREIEVGFPAASRADHAFVRRLITEDRIPDGVRISVLTQARDELIERTVRCLAGARAATVHLYNATSPLFRRVVFGMTREECRNLAVRGTEHVLKYAEQYLPGCDLGFEYSPELFSETEHEVALEVCEAVMDVWEPGPDRETVLNLPATVERTTPNVYADQVERMSRGLSRRRHIALSVHPHNDRGTAVAAAELAVLAGADRIEGCLFGGGERTGNVCLVTLGLNLHAQGIDPGIDFSDIDAVRRTVEECTGLPVHPRHPYAGDLVYTSFSGSHQDAVKKGFAALEQRAAADGVPVREARWDVPYLPIDPADVGRSYEAVIRVNSQSGKGGVAYLMRRHHGFDLPRRLQIEFARVVQAHTDADGGEISAERLGELFRAEYLDPAEAEGAVPDTDVRLLSHTEQHRPAPPGGTPDVVVYAECAVTGPAGTRTLWGVGLAPTPAEALRRAHHSATTRSTHHPPATL from the coding sequence ATGAGACCGCTCCACGCCCCCGGCCCGCAGGGGGACTTCCGCACGGCCGGCCGCCCCGGCGTCATGCCGTCCTGGCGCTACACCCCGTGGCGGCCCGCCGACCTGCCCGACCGCACCTGGCCCGGCCGGACCCTCACCACGGCGCCCCGCTGGCTCTCCACCGACCTGCGCGACGGCAACCAGGCGCTCATCGAACCGATGAGCCCGGACCGCAAGCTGCGCCTGTTCGAGACGCTGACCGCGATGGGCTACCGGGAGATCGAGGTCGGCTTTCCGGCCGCGAGCCGCGCCGACCACGCGTTCGTGCGCCGGCTGATCACCGAGGACCGGATCCCCGACGGCGTACGGATCTCCGTGCTCACCCAGGCCCGGGACGAGCTGATCGAACGCACCGTGCGCTGTCTGGCTGGCGCCCGCGCCGCCACCGTCCACCTCTACAACGCCACCTCGCCGCTGTTCCGCCGCGTGGTGTTCGGCATGACACGGGAGGAATGCAGAAACCTCGCGGTGCGCGGCACCGAGCACGTCCTGAAGTACGCCGAGCAGTATCTCCCCGGCTGCGACCTGGGGTTCGAGTACTCGCCCGAGCTGTTCAGCGAGACCGAGCACGAGGTCGCGCTGGAGGTGTGCGAGGCCGTCATGGACGTCTGGGAGCCCGGTCCGGACCGGGAGACCGTCCTCAACCTGCCCGCCACGGTCGAGCGCACCACCCCGAACGTCTACGCCGACCAGGTGGAGCGGATGAGCCGCGGCCTGTCCCGCCGCCGGCACATCGCCCTCTCCGTCCACCCGCACAACGACCGCGGCACCGCCGTGGCCGCCGCCGAACTGGCCGTGCTGGCCGGCGCCGACCGCATCGAGGGCTGCCTGTTCGGGGGCGGCGAGCGCACCGGCAACGTCTGCCTGGTCACCCTCGGCCTCAACCTGCACGCACAGGGCATCGACCCCGGCATCGACTTCTCCGACATCGACGCGGTCCGCCGTACCGTCGAGGAGTGCACGGGCCTGCCGGTCCACCCCCGTCACCCCTACGCCGGGGACCTGGTGTACACCTCCTTCTCCGGCTCCCACCAGGACGCCGTCAAGAAGGGCTTCGCCGCGCTGGAACAGCGGGCGGCCGCCGACGGCGTGCCGGTGCGCGAGGCCCGCTGGGACGTGCCGTACCTGCCGATCGACCCGGCGGACGTCGGCCGCTCGTACGAGGCCGTCATCCGGGTCAACAGCCAGTCCGGCAAGGGCGGGGTGGCCTACCTGATGCGCCGGCACCACGGCTTCGACCTGCCACGCCGGCTGCAGATCGAGTTCGCCCGCGTGGTGCAGGCCCACACGGACGCGGACGGCGGGGAGATCAGCGCCGAACGGCTCGGTGAGCTCTTCCGCGCCGAGTACCTGGACCCCGCCGAAGCGGAGGGCGCCGTCCCGGACACCGACGTCCGGCTCCTCTCCCACACCGAGCAGCACCGTCCCGCACCGCCCGGCGGCACCCCCGACGTCGTCGTCTACGCCGAGTGCGCCGTCACCGGCCCGGCCGGCACACGAACCCTCTGGGGCGTCGGCCTCGCACCCACCCCCGCCGAAGCCCTCCGACGCGCCCACCACAGCGCCACCACCCGCTCCACCCACCACCCCCCGGCCACCCTCTGA
- a CDS encoding DHA2 family efflux MFS transporter permease subunit, with protein MSKVRGNPWAILVVLSLGFFMTLLDLTIVNIAIPSMIHSLHASFDEVLWSMNGYILVLAALLITAGRLGDLRGPRQLFAAGVALFTLASLACALVGSPAELIAARLVQGLGAALLVPQTMTLIVGAFPAERRGAALGVWGAVAGVAAVAGPALGGLLVSGPGWRWIFLVNVPVGAVVLAVLFVVVPDIRQGATHRLDLTGVLLSAAAVFCLTFALTEGERYHWDSVVWALFAASAVLFTAFTVQQRRRQDREPLVPFALFRSRNYTAMNVVSAAISVGVLGLMLLLSLYFQNVLHFSALKAGLALAPASVVSMLLAPFAGRLTDKVDGKYVLLTGMLLTAAGMLWNALAMGPHTAWAAFVAPMIVVGAGNGCLIAPMAAVAMRGVEPAVAGAASGVLNTVRQLGSVVGSAAVGALVQTQTAGGHDGVSAMRTSMALPIAVIVLGAVACATVRREEAGPAREAPPAAAEATTSPGSAPS; from the coding sequence ATGAGCAAGGTACGCGGAAACCCCTGGGCGATCCTGGTCGTGCTGTCCCTCGGCTTCTTCATGACGCTGCTGGACCTGACGATCGTCAACATCGCCATCCCCAGCATGATCCACAGCCTGCACGCCTCGTTCGACGAGGTGCTGTGGTCGATGAACGGCTACATCCTGGTGCTCGCCGCCCTGCTGATCACCGCGGGCCGCCTGGGCGACCTGCGCGGCCCGCGCCAGCTGTTCGCCGCGGGCGTCGCCCTGTTCACGCTGGCCAGCCTGGCCTGCGCCCTGGTCGGCAGCCCCGCCGAGCTCATCGCCGCCCGCCTGGTGCAGGGACTGGGCGCGGCGCTGCTCGTCCCGCAGACCATGACCCTGATCGTCGGCGCGTTCCCGGCCGAGCGGCGCGGGGCCGCGCTCGGGGTGTGGGGAGCGGTGGCGGGCGTCGCCGCCGTGGCCGGCCCCGCGCTGGGCGGTCTGCTGGTCAGCGGCCCCGGCTGGCGCTGGATCTTCCTGGTCAACGTGCCCGTCGGCGCGGTCGTGCTGGCGGTGCTGTTCGTCGTCGTCCCTGACATCCGGCAGGGTGCCACGCACCGTCTCGACCTCACCGGTGTCCTGCTGTCGGCGGCCGCCGTGTTCTGCCTGACGTTCGCCCTGACGGAGGGCGAGCGCTACCACTGGGACAGCGTCGTCTGGGCCCTGTTCGCCGCCTCCGCCGTGCTGTTCACGGCGTTCACCGTGCAGCAGCGGCGCCGCCAGGACCGCGAGCCGCTGGTGCCCTTCGCGCTGTTCCGCAGCCGCAACTACACGGCGATGAACGTGGTGTCGGCCGCCATCTCGGTCGGCGTGCTCGGCCTGATGCTGCTGCTGTCCCTCTACTTCCAGAACGTGCTGCACTTCAGCGCGCTCAAGGCGGGCCTCGCGCTCGCCCCCGCCTCCGTGGTGTCGATGCTCCTCGCGCCGTTCGCCGGGCGGCTCACCGACAAGGTCGACGGCAAGTACGTGCTGCTGACCGGCATGCTGCTGACCGCCGCCGGCATGCTGTGGAACGCGCTGGCGATGGGCCCGCACACCGCCTGGGCGGCCTTCGTCGCCCCGATGATCGTGGTCGGCGCGGGCAACGGCTGCCTCATCGCCCCGATGGCGGCCGTCGCGATGCGCGGCGTCGAACCGGCGGTGGCCGGCGCGGCCTCCGGGGTGCTCAACACCGTACGGCAGCTGGGCTCGGTGGTCGGCAGCGCCGCGGTCGGCGCGCTCGTGCAGACGCAGACGGCCGGGGGCCACGACGGCGTCTCCGCCATGCGTACGTCGATGGCGCTGCCCATCGCGGTCATCGTGCTCGGCGCCGTCGCCTGCGCCACGGTCCGGCGCGAGGAGGCAGGGCCCGCGCGCGAGGCGCCGCCCGCGGCCGCCGAGGCCACGACATCCCCAGGGAGTGCACCGTCATGA
- a CDS encoding AMP-binding protein: protein MIGHIPTDDLLAHARKLADAGGLAVPDTAREVTDLPVSGPGEIYALTRLAARDAGSVLMSSGGTTGTPKLTHVPHGMGLDRLLAFWRPLKPGDTLLNLFNAGRMWGSHYYMQTLAEKCRCTVVPSGPYEPGEVGRWLHLFGEVGVTALAGTPTGLADFARGVLDAGGTLPVRTVIWMAEPWTGNKRDLVREAFPDAGLWGNYGSVETWVMAANQPGCDETVLHLLPGQLMEPDEDGALLSRVGDGWTVPVVRYRLGDRVAPAACRCGRPDGLTVLGRADDAVTLRSALFKVSELIDVVRGEPGVVEAQLRLTRSTDSARAASALTLDFTGTADPEAVCARLTGEFYHLAAVARQYPGALRARRVDRLARVERTNKVPAMLWQDADAGAPPENSESTA, encoded by the coding sequence ATGATCGGGCACATACCCACCGACGACCTGCTCGCGCACGCCAGGAAGCTGGCCGACGCCGGCGGCCTGGCCGTGCCGGACACCGCACGGGAGGTGACGGACCTGCCGGTCAGCGGCCCCGGGGAGATCTACGCCCTGACCCGCCTGGCCGCCCGGGACGCGGGCAGCGTGCTGATGTCGAGCGGCGGCACGACCGGCACGCCGAAGCTGACGCACGTGCCGCACGGCATGGGCCTGGACCGGCTGCTGGCCTTCTGGCGGCCCCTGAAGCCCGGCGACACCCTGCTCAACCTCTTCAACGCGGGCCGCATGTGGGGCTCCCACTACTACATGCAGACCCTCGCCGAGAAGTGCCGCTGCACGGTCGTCCCGTCCGGCCCCTACGAGCCCGGCGAGGTCGGCCGCTGGCTGCACCTGTTCGGCGAGGTCGGCGTCACCGCCCTCGCCGGCACCCCCACCGGGCTCGCCGACTTCGCCCGGGGCGTCCTGGACGCCGGGGGCACCCTGCCCGTGCGGACCGTCATCTGGATGGCCGAGCCCTGGACCGGCAACAAGCGCGACCTGGTCCGCGAGGCGTTCCCCGACGCCGGACTGTGGGGCAACTACGGCTCGGTGGAGACCTGGGTGATGGCCGCGAACCAGCCCGGCTGCGACGAGACCGTCCTGCACCTGCTGCCCGGCCAGCTGATGGAACCGGACGAGGACGGCGCCCTGCTCAGCCGGGTCGGCGACGGCTGGACCGTCCCCGTCGTGCGCTACCGCCTCGGCGACCGGGTCGCGCCCGCCGCATGCCGCTGCGGCCGCCCCGACGGGCTCACCGTGCTCGGCCGCGCCGACGACGCGGTGACCCTGCGCAGCGCGCTGTTCAAGGTCAGCGAGCTGATCGACGTCGTACGCGGCGAACCGGGCGTCGTCGAGGCCCAGTTGCGGCTCACCCGCAGCACCGACTCGGCCCGCGCGGCCTCCGCGCTGACCCTCGACTTCACCGGCACCGCCGACCCCGAGGCCGTCTGCGCCCGGCTGACCGGCGAGTTCTACCACCTGGCGGCGGTGGCCCGGCAGTACCCCGGCGCCCTGCGCGCCCGCCGGGTGGACCGCCTGGCCCGGGTCGAACGGACCAACAAGGTCCCGGCGATGCTGTGGCAGGACGCCGACGCCGGCGCACCGCCGGAGAACAGCGAGAGCACCGCATGA
- a CDS encoding ATP-grasp domain-containing protein → MSTAPAGRAAGRRLCWIYPDRGTERMRTKEWTHVWGVYEEVARERGWALSLHKPEEVSVDATGPGTPRVFLDGTEVTPADTVFVTSLWSLAHHTVDVCNQLYLYTILEAAGFFLPIPPRLSFLANDKTATMLHLADSPLPQVPTVRIGVGRDSPARTYEAALDGLGYPLIVKPAYWGMGQGVCLVRSAEELKGVVGLAAGAETALVCQPYLGEGINDFRVYVIDGKPHTVLRRIPKGASLTANLSSGGAMEHVPLPPELADTVAYVAGRMPMPYIAVDFLHDGERFWLSEVEPDGAVAFPGSEQAAREQRQIIAARFDAYRAAHEEFLRGAGAPAGRHTTRNHGTDDAEDRTR, encoded by the coding sequence ATGAGCACTGCACCCGCCGGGCGGGCCGCCGGCCGCCGGCTGTGCTGGATCTACCCGGACCGCGGCACCGAGCGGATGCGCACCAAGGAGTGGACCCACGTCTGGGGCGTCTACGAGGAGGTGGCCCGGGAGCGCGGCTGGGCGCTGTCCCTGCACAAGCCGGAAGAGGTGTCCGTGGACGCCACCGGCCCGGGCACCCCCCGCGTCTTCCTCGACGGCACCGAAGTCACCCCCGCCGACACGGTGTTCGTGACCTCCCTGTGGTCCCTGGCACACCACACCGTGGACGTCTGCAACCAGCTGTACCTGTACACCATCCTGGAGGCGGCGGGCTTCTTCCTGCCCATCCCGCCCCGGCTGTCCTTCCTCGCCAACGACAAGACGGCGACCATGCTGCACCTCGCGGACAGCCCCCTGCCCCAGGTGCCGACCGTGCGGATCGGCGTCGGCAGGGACTCGCCGGCCCGGACCTACGAGGCGGCCCTGGACGGCCTGGGCTATCCGCTCATCGTCAAGCCCGCCTACTGGGGCATGGGCCAGGGCGTGTGCCTAGTGCGCAGCGCCGAGGAGCTCAAGGGCGTGGTCGGACTCGCCGCCGGCGCTGAGACGGCGCTGGTGTGCCAGCCGTACCTCGGCGAGGGCATCAACGACTTCCGGGTCTACGTCATCGACGGCAAGCCGCACACCGTACTGCGCCGCATCCCGAAGGGGGCGTCCCTGACCGCCAACCTCTCCTCGGGCGGCGCCATGGAACACGTGCCGCTGCCGCCCGAACTGGCGGACACGGTCGCGTACGTGGCCGGGCGCATGCCCATGCCGTACATCGCCGTCGACTTCCTGCACGACGGCGAGCGGTTCTGGCTGTCGGAGGTGGAGCCCGACGGCGCGGTCGCCTTCCCCGGCTCGGAGCAGGCGGCGCGCGAGCAGCGGCAGATCATCGCGGCCCGCTTCGACGCCTACCGCGCCGCACACGAGGAGTTCCTGCGCGGCGCCGGCGCACCCGCGGGCCGGCACACGACCCGGAACCACGGCACGGACGACGCGGAGGACCGCACGCGATGA
- a CDS encoding alpha/beta fold hydrolase has protein sequence MPELTLDDGGQVHYEDTGDGPPLLLVHGLGAPSAFFARAVPGLAAGHRVLTVDLRGHGATPQGTEPVTVDRCAADLHALTEKLDVRGLTLLGWSLGATVAYRYLDRYGTDRVTGLVSVEQTPYLLSEDGWEHAAFGGLDAAGAADVERMLGAADRTVTADLVRGFFARGTTPEPELADALTDAAAGCRPDAKRQLWRDALRQDWRHRLPSLGVPVLFLHGALSQVYPTSVGAWLAAAVPGSRLELFEHSGHLPFLEEPERFHRVVGAWTAQGGKRR, from the coding sequence ATGCCTGAACTGACCCTGGACGACGGCGGGCAGGTGCACTACGAGGACACCGGCGACGGCCCGCCGCTGCTCCTCGTCCACGGCCTCGGCGCGCCCTCGGCCTTCTTCGCCCGCGCCGTCCCCGGCCTGGCCGCCGGCCACCGCGTCCTCACCGTGGACCTGCGCGGCCACGGCGCCACCCCGCAGGGCACCGAGCCGGTCACCGTGGACCGCTGTGCCGCCGATCTGCACGCCCTCACCGAGAAGCTGGACGTACGCGGACTGACACTGCTCGGCTGGTCCCTCGGCGCCACCGTCGCCTACCGCTACCTGGACCGGTACGGCACCGACCGGGTCACCGGCCTGGTCTCCGTCGAGCAGACCCCGTACCTGCTCAGCGAGGACGGCTGGGAGCACGCGGCGTTCGGCGGGCTGGACGCGGCCGGCGCGGCGGACGTGGAGCGGATGCTCGGCGCGGCGGACCGCACCGTCACCGCGGACCTGGTCCGCGGCTTCTTCGCCCGGGGCACCACCCCCGAGCCGGAACTGGCCGACGCGCTCACCGACGCCGCGGCCGGCTGCCGCCCGGACGCCAAGCGGCAGCTGTGGCGGGACGCGCTCCGCCAGGACTGGCGCCACCGCCTGCCCTCGCTCGGCGTGCCCGTGCTGTTCCTGCACGGTGCGCTGAGCCAGGTCTACCCCACCTCCGTCGGGGCCTGGCTCGCGGCCGCCGTACCCGGGTCCCGCCTGGAACTCTTCGAGCACAGCGGACATCTGCCGTTCCTGGAGGAGCCCGAGCGGTTCCACCGCGTCGTCGGAGCGTGGACGGCACAAGGAGGGAAGCGTCGATGA
- a CDS encoding class I adenylate-forming enzyme family protein codes for MLYQALSDIAARRPGHRAVTTTDGTAVTYAELVELVDRTAAGLHRHGIAAGDTVACSLRNSVGYVALILAVARTGARYVPLMSNFDTADTATALRLTGPRLIVADHDRPFPADSPPRVRLDDLTRTAPAPRPPAERHAGVFRALWTSGSTGFPKQMVWRQDKFLRERRRWLADTGITGDDVFFCRHTLDVAHATDLHMFAALLSGAELVLADPHAAPAVLLRQLQEHRATAMSALPRHYEEYVRAAAGGPAPDLSRLRRPLCGGAYLSPAQMRDAADVLGIHIRQIYGSTEFGLALGNMADVLQAERGMFPVHGVGTRLEPLAPDRPDLGELVLRSDCTSEGYVGSDEANARTFRGDEFWTGDVAERQPDGSLRILGRVTEILAAAGGPLPAPVLDEEIAAQCPVLESVALPARPGAYGNEVLLAVHPDPARPGSEVRKSVEAVLRGHGLSGTVRLTGDIPHTPVGKPDKPALRSRWETETGTEAPHA; via the coding sequence GTGCTCTACCAAGCCCTGAGTGACATCGCGGCCCGCCGGCCCGGTCACCGTGCCGTCACCACCACCGACGGCACGGCGGTCACCTACGCGGAACTGGTCGAGCTGGTCGACCGCACGGCCGCCGGACTGCACCGCCACGGCATCGCCGCCGGCGACACCGTCGCCTGCTCGCTGCGCAACAGCGTCGGCTATGTGGCCCTGATCCTGGCCGTGGCCCGCACCGGCGCCCGCTATGTGCCGCTGATGAGCAACTTCGACACGGCGGACACCGCGACCGCGCTGCGCCTGACCGGGCCGCGCCTGATCGTCGCCGACCACGACCGCCCGTTCCCCGCGGACTCCCCGCCCCGGGTCCGGCTCGACGACCTGACCCGCACCGCACCCGCACCGCGCCCGCCCGCCGAACGGCACGCCGGCGTCTTCCGCGCCCTGTGGACCTCCGGATCGACGGGCTTTCCCAAGCAGATGGTGTGGCGGCAGGACAAGTTCCTGCGCGAGCGGCGCCGCTGGCTCGCGGACACCGGGATCACGGGCGACGACGTGTTCTTCTGCCGGCACACCCTCGACGTCGCCCACGCCACCGACCTGCACATGTTCGCCGCCCTGCTGTCGGGCGCCGAACTCGTCCTCGCCGACCCGCACGCGGCGCCCGCCGTCCTGCTGCGGCAGCTCCAGGAACACCGCGCCACCGCGATGAGCGCGCTGCCCCGCCACTACGAGGAGTACGTGCGCGCGGCCGCCGGCGGCCCGGCACCCGACCTGTCGCGGCTGCGCCGGCCGCTGTGCGGCGGCGCCTACCTCAGCCCGGCGCAGATGCGGGACGCCGCCGACGTCCTCGGCATCCACATCCGGCAGATCTACGGCTCCACCGAGTTCGGCCTGGCCCTCGGCAACATGGCCGACGTGCTCCAGGCGGAGCGGGGGATGTTCCCCGTGCACGGGGTGGGCACCCGCCTCGAACCCCTCGCACCGGACCGGCCGGACCTGGGCGAACTGGTGCTGCGGTCGGACTGCACCAGCGAGGGCTACGTCGGCAGCGACGAGGCCAATGCCCGCACCTTCCGCGGCGACGAGTTCTGGACCGGCGACGTCGCCGAGCGGCAGCCGGACGGCTCGCTGCGCATCCTGGGCCGGGTCACCGAGATCCTGGCCGCCGCCGGCGGACCACTGCCCGCGCCGGTCCTCGACGAGGAGATCGCCGCCCAGTGCCCGGTCCTGGAATCCGTGGCGCTGCCCGCCCGGCCCGGCGCCTACGGCAACGAGGTGCTCCTCGCCGTGCACCCCGACCCCGCTCGGCCCGGCAGCGAGGTCCGCAAGTCCGTCGAGGCCGTGCTGCGCGGCCACGGCCTTTCGGGCACCGTCCGCCTGACCGGCGACATCCCGCACACCCCGGTCGGCAAGCCCGACAAGCCAGCCCTGCGCAGCCGCTGGGAGACCGAGACCGGTACGGAGGCGCCGCATGCCTGA